In Pseudomonas saponiphila, the genomic stretch GCTGTTCGACCTGCTGGTGGACTACAGCCACGGCCACGCCCTGGCGCTGGCCCTGGCCGGCGAGGCCGGGGCAGGGCTGGACGGTGCATTCGAGGCGGGGTTGCGGCGCCTGCTGCGGTCCGATACCTGGCCGTCGCTCACTTGCATCTGACTCCCGCTGCCGGTGTCCAGCGACTTGACGTCATCCCTGATGAAGTACCCCGGCCAGTCCAGGTCGGTCGGCGGGCTGTCACCGGGCCTTTGCGACAGATCCGGGCGCGCTTTACATCCCTGCACCTTTGTTCACAGAAAATCACCAGAGCGCCACAGATTGCAACGCCGGCGCTGGGGATACTGCTGACTGCTCCGCTGGAGCACTCGGGACTGACGCGACTGAAGGAAGAACCACATGCGCGCACTGCTGACCTGCTTGCTGATCTCGACCCTGGGGGCCTTGCCCCTGGCCAGTGCCGGCGCGCTTCCGGCGTTCCACAAGGTGTTCGAGGATATTGTGGCCGACCAGCCCGGTTGCGCCGCCGGGGTGATGCGCGGCGGCAAGTTGATCTGGAGCGCGGGTTATGGCGTCGGCAACCTGGCGACCGGCACGGCGATCCAGGCCGATACCTTGTTCAACCTGGCTTCGGTGTCCAAGCAGTTCACCGCTTTCGCGATCCTCCAGCTTGAGGCCCAGGGGCGCCTCAGCCTGGATGATCCGATCCGGCGTTTCCTGCCCGAGCTGCCGGCCTATGCCCAGGGCATCAAGATCGCTCATCTGCTGCACCACACTTCAGGGTTGCAGGACTACATGCTGCTGGCCGAGCTGGCGGGGATCCCCCTGACCCAGCGCTTCACCCAGCAACAGGCGCTGGACCTGCTGGCGCGCCAGGACAGCCTGATGTTCCCGCCCGGCAGCGAATTCAGCTACAGCAACAGCGGTTACCTGCTGCTGTCGAGCATCGTCGAGCGGGTCAGCGGCCAACCGCTCAAGCACTATTCGCAGGCCAACATCTTCCAGCCCCTGGGCATGCAGCACTCAAGCATCGTCGACCAGTACCCGGTGCAGCTGCCGAACCTGGCGCAGGGCTATGAGTTGGACGAGCAGGGCAAGCCCCTCGTGGCGGTGGATGCGCGCTGGGAACAGACCGGCGACGGCCAGGTGCACAGCAACGTGGCGGACCTCATGCGGTGGTTGCGCAACCTGTCCACCGGGCGGATCGGAGGCCAGGCATTGGTCAAGCAGATGCGCCAGACCGCGCCCTTCAACGACGGCGACCCGGGCTACTACGGCATGGGCCTGGCCAACCGCAGCTATCGCGGCTTGCAGGAGCTGTCCCACAGTGGCAGCTGGGCCGGTTTCAGCACCGACGTGGCCTGGTATCCCAAGCTGGATGTTGCCACCGCGGTGTTGTGCAACCTGAAGGATGGCCAGGCGTCGGAGCGCGCTCGTCAATTGCTGGATACCTTGCTGGGCTCGCCCGGCGCTCCCACGCAAGGGGACATTCCAGCGCCGCCGCCGAGCATCAGGGCGGTGCCCAAGGCTGCCCTGGAAACCCTGGTGGCCGGCAGCTACCAGGACGCATCGGGCCGTCAATTCCAGCTGCAACGCAGCGGCGAGGGCTGGGCGCTGGAGAGCTTCCCTGATGTTCTGCCGCTGCTCCGGCACAGTGACCGGGTGTTGGCAGCAGACAACGACGGCACGCCGATCTACCTGGCGGCGGCTGGGCCAGGGCGGATCGTGGCCAACAACCCGGCTTCGAGTTATGCCCTGGCCCCGGCCTGGAAGCCCACGGACATCCGTCCCTACGTCGGTCTCTATGCCCTGAAAACCAGTCCCGGGCAGCTCAAGGTCTATGCCCGGCAAGGCAAGCTCTACGTGCGTATCGGCCCGCACACCTACCCGATGCAGCCACTGACCGCGGAGCGCTTCAGCGCCGGGGAGCTGGGGGTGCTCAGCTTTGCCGAGCAAGGAACGCTGCTGACCAGCAGCCTGGCGCGCAACCTGCGCTTCGGCAAGGTCCGGCAGGAATAGCGCCATGCCTGGCGCGGCAGCGCCCGGAAGCGCTTGCCGCTTTGGGCAACGTGGCGCAGGTGCTGGAGCTTGCAACAGGCCTCTTGTTCTTGAGTCGAACTCGTCAGGCTGGGCATTTTGCGATGTGGCTCGGGGCTCGGAAAAAGGCGGCAGCCACTTCGGGGGCCGGCTCAGGCCCCGGGCGCGCCTTCCTCGACTGCTATCGGGCCTGGTGCCGTACTGGTG encodes the following:
- a CDS encoding serine hydrolase domain-containing protein — its product is MRALLTCLLISTLGALPLASAGALPAFHKVFEDIVADQPGCAAGVMRGGKLIWSAGYGVGNLATGTAIQADTLFNLASVSKQFTAFAILQLEAQGRLSLDDPIRRFLPELPAYAQGIKIAHLLHHTSGLQDYMLLAELAGIPLTQRFTQQQALDLLARQDSLMFPPGSEFSYSNSGYLLLSSIVERVSGQPLKHYSQANIFQPLGMQHSSIVDQYPVQLPNLAQGYELDEQGKPLVAVDARWEQTGDGQVHSNVADLMRWLRNLSTGRIGGQALVKQMRQTAPFNDGDPGYYGMGLANRSYRGLQELSHSGSWAGFSTDVAWYPKLDVATAVLCNLKDGQASERARQLLDTLLGSPGAPTQGDIPAPPPSIRAVPKAALETLVAGSYQDASGRQFQLQRSGEGWALESFPDVLPLLRHSDRVLAADNDGTPIYLAAAGPGRIVANNPASSYALAPAWKPTDIRPYVGLYALKTSPGQLKVYARQGKLYVRIGPHTYPMQPLTAERFSAGELGVLSFAEQGTLLTSSLARNLRFGKVRQE